Proteins co-encoded in one Halorussus vallis genomic window:
- a CDS encoding M20 family metallopeptidase, whose protein sequence is MTTRRDELADLAADLVRIPTENPPGDERPGAEFVVEWFDGEGVDARLVETPGSDRPSAVAVVGDRADEERASGDSGGPTLVLNGHLDVVPAGDPDQWTHDPYEGAIEDGTLYGRGSADMKTGLALAMLTARDLAPEIESGDLEGSLVVHAAMGEETGDPGTRTLVEAGYGGDMAVVLEPTDFRVATRAKGVATYRVGVAGDASHASHPDQGTNAIDEARPVLDAIDDYDVRLREREDDLCGRAYATVTEFEAGTNSNMAVLPERAEFLLDRRILPDEEYKDVERELDDLFESVEREAGVATDRSLVMHYASAAIADDHPLAARFRRLSAERADAPDEPWGMEAATDAREFVADGTPAIVWGPGSLSQAHTTDEHVDLDDAALGREILTQGVREILSGE, encoded by the coding sequence ATGACGACCCGACGCGACGAACTCGCCGACCTCGCGGCCGACCTCGTTCGAATCCCCACCGAGAACCCGCCCGGCGACGAACGGCCGGGCGCGGAGTTCGTCGTGGAGTGGTTCGACGGCGAGGGCGTCGACGCCCGACTGGTCGAGACGCCCGGTTCCGACCGGCCCAGCGCGGTCGCCGTCGTCGGCGACCGCGCCGACGAGGAGCGCGCTTCGGGAGACTCCGGAGGCCCGACGCTCGTGCTGAACGGCCACCTCGACGTGGTGCCCGCCGGCGACCCCGACCAGTGGACCCACGACCCCTACGAGGGCGCTATCGAGGACGGAACGCTGTACGGCCGGGGGAGCGCCGACATGAAGACCGGCCTCGCGCTCGCCATGCTGACCGCCCGCGACCTCGCGCCCGAAATCGAGTCGGGCGACCTGGAAGGGTCGCTGGTCGTCCACGCCGCGATGGGCGAGGAGACCGGCGACCCCGGCACCCGGACGCTCGTCGAGGCGGGGTACGGCGGCGATATGGCGGTCGTCCTGGAACCCACCGACTTCCGGGTGGCGACCCGGGCGAAGGGCGTCGCCACCTACCGGGTCGGCGTCGCGGGCGACGCCTCCCACGCCAGCCACCCCGACCAGGGGACGAACGCGATAGACGAGGCCCGGCCGGTCCTCGACGCGATAGACGACTACGACGTCCGACTCCGCGAACGCGAGGACGACCTCTGCGGCCGGGCCTACGCGACCGTCACGGAGTTCGAGGCGGGTACCAACTCGAACATGGCGGTGCTCCCCGAACGCGCGGAGTTCCTGCTCGACCGGCGCATCCTCCCCGACGAGGAGTACAAGGACGTCGAACGCGAACTCGACGACCTCTTCGAGTCGGTCGAGCGCGAGGCGGGCGTCGCCACCGACCGTTCGCTCGTGATGCACTACGCCTCGGCCGCCATCGCCGACGACCACCCGCTAGCCGCGCGGTTCCGGCGTCTCTCCGCCGAGCGCGCCGACGCTCCCGACGAACCGTGGGGGATGGAGGCCGCGACCGACGCCCGGGAGTTCGTCGCCGACGGCACGCCCGCGATAGTGTGGGGACCGGGCAGTCTCTCGCAGGCGCACACGACCGACGAACACGTCGACCTCGACGACGCCGCGCTGGGCCGCGAGATACTGACACAAGGAGTGCGGGAGATTCTGTCGGGGGAGTAG
- a CDS encoding glycosyltransferase family 2 protein → MLSNSDSDSDSGGLVSVVVPTHYRNDRLRRALESVYAQEYEPIEVLVVDGSDDGHARPVVEAFGATYVDQRRDEGPQAARSIGARRCSGRYVQFLDDDDRLEPAKLRTQVAKLEADDNVGVVYCGMVDEARGEFRPNPAVRGDVIERALEMRTFPCINSTMLIDREALDRVLPLRHRHGADDTGMKVDLALQTEFDYVDEPLVVRGRTGESLSDSWGYLDGRMEILETYAQLYEAYPDQVRDRALRETYYQIGRKHLHERWWSPRATLAHARAAYHTPDDLAYHAAMCLGSAFGRPGAAAVDRLFGRTEGN, encoded by the coding sequence ATGCTCTCGAACTCCGACTCCGACTCCGACTCCGGCGGACTGGTGTCGGTCGTCGTGCCGACCCACTACCGGAACGACCGACTCCGCAGGGCGCTCGAAAGCGTCTACGCCCAGGAGTACGAACCGATAGAGGTCCTCGTCGTGGACGGTTCCGACGACGGGCACGCCCGGCCGGTGGTCGAGGCGTTCGGCGCGACCTACGTCGACCAGCGCCGCGACGAGGGACCCCAGGCCGCCCGAAGCATCGGCGCGCGCCGATGCTCCGGGCGGTACGTCCAGTTCCTCGACGACGACGACCGACTTGAACCGGCGAAACTGCGAACGCAGGTGGCGAAACTCGAAGCCGACGACAACGTCGGGGTCGTCTACTGCGGGATGGTCGACGAGGCCCGCGGGGAGTTCCGCCCGAATCCGGCCGTCCGCGGCGACGTCATCGAGAGGGCCCTGGAGATGCGGACGTTCCCCTGCATCAACTCGACGATGCTAATCGACCGCGAAGCACTGGACCGAGTGCTCCCGCTTCGGCACCGCCACGGGGCCGACGACACCGGGATGAAGGTCGACCTCGCGCTCCAGACTGAGTTCGACTACGTCGACGAACCGCTGGTGGTCCGGGGCCGGACCGGTGAGTCGCTGTCGGACTCCTGGGGCTACCTCGACGGCCGGATGGAGATACTGGAGACGTACGCCCAGTTGTACGAGGCGTACCCCGACCAGGTCCGGGACCGGGCGCTCCGGGAGACGTACTACCAGATCGGCAGGAAGCACCTCCACGAGCGGTGGTGGTCGCCCCGCGCGACGCTGGCCCACGCCCGGGCGGCCTACCACACGCCCGACGACCTGGCGTACCACGCCGCGATGTGTCTGGGATCGGCGTTCGGCCGGCCGGGCGCGGCGGCGGTCGACCGACTGTTCGGTCGGACCGAGGGGAACTAA
- a CDS encoding RNA-guided endonuclease InsQ/TnpB family protein translates to MLKTTRTYRAKIVNHQQVSDELDECGFSASKLWNVARYHAQQEWDDTGEIPSEADLKRELKNHERYNDLHSQSSQRVLEELAEAFTSWFKKRNNGDTDANPPGYRKRGDNHPRSTVTWKQNGIKHDPKHNRIRLSKGFNLKQHRSDFILAEYKMRPDVNVENIPQVRAVWNGDHWELHLVCNVEIPSEDTSGDKTAGIDLGIKNYLAIAYDDGDTELYPGNTLKQDKHYFTRDEYDTEGKYGPSRRALRVRQKLSRRKDHFLHALARHIVEQCIDREVGRIAIGDLSKIREDENGDSRNWGRRGNKKLHGWEFDRFTNLLEYKAEEHGILVDRKSERDTSKTCSCCGRKCDANRVERGLYVCESCGATMNADVNGAVNIRKKITQNPPTEDMSNGRLARPVAYLFNQTSGRFAPSELAGCKP, encoded by the coding sequence ATGCTGAAGACAACCCGCACCTATCGAGCGAAAATTGTTAACCACCAACAGGTGAGCGACGAACTTGATGAGTGCGGGTTTTCGGCGTCGAAACTGTGGAATGTCGCCCGCTACCATGCCCAACAAGAATGGGACGACACCGGCGAGATTCCGTCCGAAGCCGACCTCAAGCGTGAATTAAAAAACCACGAACGCTACAATGACCTGCATTCTCAGTCAAGTCAGCGAGTTCTTGAAGAACTCGCTGAGGCGTTCACTAGCTGGTTCAAAAAGCGCAACAACGGCGACACCGACGCGAACCCACCTGGCTACCGCAAGCGAGGCGACAACCACCCGCGCTCCACCGTGACGTGGAAACAGAACGGTATCAAACACGATCCCAAGCACAACCGAATCCGCCTGAGCAAAGGATTCAACCTCAAACAGCATCGTTCGGACTTCATCCTCGCAGAGTACAAGATGCGACCGGATGTTAACGTGGAGAATATCCCGCAAGTCAGAGCCGTCTGGAACGGCGACCATTGGGAACTCCACCTGGTATGTAACGTTGAAATCCCTTCCGAGGACACTTCCGGCGATAAGACAGCAGGTATCGACCTCGGTATCAAGAACTACCTTGCCATCGCCTACGACGATGGTGATACCGAGTTGTATCCGGGGAACACTCTAAAACAGGATAAACACTACTTCACCCGCGACGAGTACGATACCGAAGGCAAATACGGCCCGTCTCGTCGTGCCCTTCGCGTGCGACAAAAGCTATCTCGGCGGAAAGACCACTTTTTGCACGCCCTTGCCAGACACATCGTGGAGCAGTGCATTGACCGTGAAGTCGGTCGCATCGCTATTGGTGACTTGAGCAAGATTCGAGAGGACGAGAACGGTGACTCTCGGAACTGGGGTCGGAGGGGGAACAAAAAACTCCACGGGTGGGAGTTCGACCGCTTCACGAACCTGCTCGAATACAAGGCCGAGGAACACGGCATTCTCGTTGACCGTAAGAGCGAGCGAGATACGAGTAAGACGTGTTCGTGCTGTGGTCGGAAGTGTGACGCGAATCGTGTGGAGCGTGGGTTGTACGTCTGTGAGTCATGCGGTGCGACAATGAACGCGGACGTGAACGGTGCGGTGAATATTCGCAAAAAGATAACTCAGAATCCTCCGACGGAGGATATGAGTAACGGTCGTTTGGCACGGCCAGTAGCCTACCTGTTCAACCAAACCTCGGGGCGTTTCGCACCGAGCGAACTGGCGGGTTGCAAACCGTAA
- a CDS encoding AAA family ATPase gives MTDTDTADARTPTAVVVCGLPGVGKTTVAEAVADRVGGRLLRTDVVRKEILADPEYTDEESRIVYDAVFERAEATLESGRSAVLDGTFKAADLRERARTLADATGAAFRLVRVECDKSDVRERIAAREDDASDADFAVHAQFREEFEPLARDHVTVDNSRGIAETRRQVADHFPE, from the coding sequence ATGACCGACACCGACACCGCCGACGCCCGGACGCCGACCGCGGTCGTGGTCTGCGGCCTGCCGGGCGTGGGCAAGACCACCGTCGCGGAGGCCGTCGCCGACCGGGTCGGCGGGCGACTCCTCCGGACCGACGTGGTCCGCAAGGAGATACTCGCGGACCCCGAGTACACCGACGAGGAGTCCCGGATTGTGTACGACGCGGTGTTCGAGCGGGCCGAGGCGACGCTCGAATCCGGGCGGTCGGCGGTGCTCGACGGGACGTTCAAGGCGGCCGACCTCCGCGAACGAGCGCGAACGCTCGCCGACGCGACCGGCGCGGCGTTCCGCCTCGTCAGGGTCGAGTGCGATAAGTCGGACGTGCGCGAGCGCATCGCCGCCCGCGAGGACGACGCGAGCGACGCCGACTTCGCGGTCCACGCCCAGTTCCGCGAGGAGTTCGAACCGCTCGCGCGCGACCACGTCACGGTGGACAACTCCCGCGGCATCGCCGAAACCAGGCGGCAGGTCGCCGACCACTTCCCCGAGTAG
- the nucS gene encoding endonuclease NucS: MVVEKLNAPGPEAVVDAAKAAARDGAMLTVEAHCEVEYEGRTSGYLGPGDRVLVAKPDGTFLVHQPTGHKPVNWMPGGGRVSARVSEGEAVLLARRTNPSERVEARIRETYGLTRFDATDGATYEESGTEAEMHEYIEANPEVLEEGLRIVEHERESKYGFIDFYAVDSAGTPVVVEVKRIQATLNHFDQLQRYVSLYEETNDDVRGMLVAPSASERVKRACRDNGLEFVALSEFATDAKGATEAKLTDF, encoded by the coding sequence ATGGTGGTCGAGAAACTCAACGCGCCCGGACCCGAGGCGGTCGTGGACGCCGCAAAAGCGGCCGCCCGGGACGGCGCGATGCTGACGGTGGAGGCGCACTGCGAGGTGGAGTACGAGGGCCGCACCAGCGGCTACCTCGGGCCAGGCGACCGCGTGCTGGTTGCCAAGCCCGACGGCACCTTCCTCGTCCACCAGCCCACCGGCCATAAGCCCGTCAACTGGATGCCCGGCGGCGGCCGCGTGTCGGCGCGCGTCAGCGAAGGTGAGGCGGTCCTGCTGGCCCGCCGTACGAACCCGAGCGAACGCGTGGAGGCCCGTATCCGAGAGACGTACGGCCTGACGCGGTTCGACGCCACCGACGGAGCGACCTACGAGGAGTCGGGCACCGAGGCCGAGATGCACGAGTACATCGAGGCCAACCCGGAGGTGCTGGAGGAGGGCCTGCGAATCGTCGAACACGAGCGCGAGAGCAAGTACGGCTTCATCGACTTCTACGCGGTCGACTCGGCGGGGACGCCGGTCGTCGTGGAGGTAAAGCGCATCCAGGCGACGCTGAACCACTTCGACCAACTCCAGCGGTACGTGTCGTTGTACGAAGAAACGAACGACGACGTGCGGGGGATGCTCGTGGCGCCGTCCGCGTCCGAGCGCGTCAAGCGGGCCTGCCGGGACAACGGTCTGGAGTTCGTGGCGCTCTCGGAGTTCGCGACGGACGCGAAAGGTGCCACGGAAGCGAAGCTGACCGATTTCTAG
- a CDS encoding saccharopine dehydrogenase family protein — MPDDLLIYGAYGYTGELITERALDEGLRPVVAGRDAEKVEGLATDLGLDHQVFSLEHPDIVEAEVGDFAAVLNCAGPFSKTARPLYSACLDAETDYLDIAGEIDVLEGIAGRDREAEAQDVTLLPGVGFDVVPTDCLAAHLHGRLEGATRLSLAIDGLGTYSPGTVKSIIEGMGRPGAVREDGRIRTVSAAWKTHQLDFGQGPKPAVTIPWGDVSSAYYTTGIPNIETYATVPEYAAKVMAKTGPLSAVLGLGPVQTGLKKLADAVVSGPSAQERAKSVTRVWGEVVDDAGNQVAARLKTPDTYSLTAETAVACARRVLDGEVGAGFQTPASAFGPDFVLEFESVEREDVSADAAVAASQR; from the coding sequence ATGCCAGACGACCTCCTGATCTACGGGGCGTACGGCTACACGGGGGAACTGATTACGGAACGAGCGCTCGACGAGGGACTCCGCCCCGTCGTCGCGGGGCGGGACGCCGAGAAGGTCGAGGGGTTGGCGACCGACCTCGGCCTCGACCACCAGGTGTTCAGCCTCGAACACCCCGACATCGTCGAGGCCGAGGTCGGCGACTTCGCGGCGGTGTTGAACTGCGCGGGACCGTTCTCGAAGACCGCCCGACCGCTCTACTCGGCGTGCCTCGACGCCGAGACGGACTACCTCGACATCGCCGGCGAAATCGACGTGTTGGAGGGTATCGCCGGGCGCGACAGGGAGGCCGAAGCCCAGGACGTCACCCTGTTGCCGGGGGTCGGGTTCGACGTGGTGCCGACCGACTGCCTGGCGGCCCACCTCCACGGGCGACTGGAAGGCGCGACCCGACTCTCGCTGGCCATCGACGGCCTCGGGACGTACTCGCCGGGCACCGTCAAGTCGATAATCGAGGGGATGGGCCGGCCCGGCGCGGTTCGAGAGGACGGCCGGATTCGTACCGTCTCGGCCGCCTGGAAGACCCACCAACTGGACTTCGGACAGGGGCCCAAGCCCGCAGTGACGATTCCCTGGGGCGACGTCTCCTCGGCGTACTACACCACCGGCATCCCGAACATCGAAACCTACGCCACGGTGCCCGAGTACGCCGCGAAGGTGATGGCGAAGACCGGGCCGCTGTCGGCGGTGCTGGGCCTCGGCCCGGTCCAGACGGGACTGAAGAAACTGGCCGACGCGGTGGTTTCGGGACCGAGCGCCCAGGAGCGCGCGAAGAGCGTGACGCGGGTGTGGGGCGAAGTCGTCGACGACGCGGGTAATCAGGTCGCCGCGCGTCTGAAGACGCCCGACACCTACAGCCTGACCGCCGAAACCGCGGTCGCGTGCGCCCGGCGCGTCCTCGACGGCGAGGTCGGCGCGGGCTTCCAGACACCCGCCTCGGCGTTCGGGCCGGACTTCGTCCTGGAGTTCGAGAGCGTCGAGCGCGAGGACGTGAGCGCCGACGCGGCCGTGGCCGCGAGTCAGCGATAG
- a CDS encoding class I SAM-dependent methyltransferase has translation MGFLTDAESGRRWFSLVAPTYDQVVSPVFWPERLQREGLDRLALEPDDRVLDIGCGTGETLAGVDDGETPSHGLDVSRPQLKTASKKSDLRGAQFVQGDAHRLPYVDGVFDAVVSVGSILYWSDPAAVLREARRVTTPGGRILVMGFNRRPPSMWNPVENVQDAINETLFFRYGPEEASALFRDAGWTSVENSITGPSWSPTLVISTTAKKPDDGET, from the coding sequence ATGGGTTTCCTCACCGACGCCGAGTCGGGTCGACGGTGGTTCTCGCTCGTCGCACCGACGTACGACCAGGTCGTCTCGCCGGTGTTCTGGCCCGAGCGACTCCAGCGGGAGGGTCTCGACCGACTCGCCCTCGAACCCGATGACCGCGTCCTCGACATCGGTTGCGGAACGGGAGAGACGCTCGCAGGCGTCGACGATGGCGAAACGCCGTCCCACGGACTCGACGTGAGTCGACCGCAACTCAAAACGGCCTCGAAGAAGAGCGACCTGCGCGGCGCGCAGTTCGTGCAGGGGGACGCCCATCGGCTACCCTACGTCGACGGCGTCTTCGACGCGGTCGTGTCCGTCGGCTCGATTCTCTACTGGTCGGACCCGGCCGCAGTGCTCCGAGAGGCCCGCCGGGTCACGACCCCGGGCGGTCGAATCCTGGTGATGGGATTCAACCGTCGGCCGCCCTCGATGTGGAACCCGGTGGAGAACGTCCAGGACGCCATCAACGAGACGCTCTTCTTCCGGTACGGTCCCGAGGAAGCGAGCGCGCTCTTCCGGGACGCCGGATGGACGAGCGTCGAGAACAGCATCACCGGTCCGAGTTGGAGCCCGACCCTGGTCATCAGTACGACCGCGAAGAAGCCCGACGACGGCGAGACGTGA